In Canis lupus familiaris isolate Mischka breed German Shepherd chromosome 9, alternate assembly UU_Cfam_GSD_1.0, whole genome shotgun sequence, a single window of DNA contains:
- the LOC119876630 gene encoding GTP:AMP phosphotransferase AK3, mitochondrial-like — protein MGASARLLRAVIMGAPGSGKGTVSSRITKHFALKHLSSGDLLRDNMLRGTEIGVLAKTFIDQGKLIPDGVMTRLALHELKNLTQYSWLLDGFPRTLPQAEALDGAYQIDTVINLNVPFEVIKQRLTARWIHPASGRVYNIEFNPPKAVGIDDLTGEPLIQRDDDKPETVVKRLKAYEVQTQPVLEYYRKKGVLETFSGTETNKIWPHVYAFLQTKVPQINQKASVTP, from the coding sequence ATGGGGGCGTCCGCGCGGCTGCTGCGCGCCGTGATCATGGGGGCGCCGGGCTCCGGCAAGGGCACCGTGTCGTCGCGCATCACCAAGCACTTCGCGCTGAAGCACCTCTCCAGCGGGGACCTGCTCCGGGACAACATGCTTCGGGGCACAGAAATTGGTGTGTTAGCCAAGACTTTCATTGACCAAGGGAAGCTCATCCCGGATGGTGTCATGACTCGGCTGGCCCTTCATGAGCTGAAAAACCTCACCCAATATAGCTGGCTATTGGATGGTTTTCCAAGGACACTTCCACAGGCAGAAGCCCTGGACGGAGCTTATCAGATAGACACAGTGATTAATCTGAACGTGCCCTTTGAAGTCATTAAGCAGCGTCTCACCGCGCGCTGGATTCATCCGGCCAGCGGCCGAGTCTACAACATCGAATTCAACCCTCCCAAAGCCGTGGGCATTGATGACCTGACAGGGGAGCCTCTCATTCAGCGGGATGATGACAAGCCAGAGACGGTTGTCAAGAGACTCAAGGCTTATGAAGTCCAAACACAGCCGGTCCTGGAATATTACCGGAAAAAGGGAGTATTGGAAACCTTCTCTGGAACAGAAACCAACAAGATCTGGCCCCATGTGTATGCTTTCCTACAAACAAAAGTTCCACAAATAAACCAGAAAGCATCGGTTACTCCATGA
- the LOC480492 gene encoding lysozyme-like protein 6 — protein MTRVLFMSLVSFLIAINQASLINRCDLARVLRKEDLDGFEGYSLNDWLCLAFVESRFNISKVNENADGSFDYGIFQINSHYWCNDYRSHSENICHADCQDILSPNLLSAISCTKRIVSGAGGMKNWVAWRLHCAGRPLSYWMTGCFSG, from the exons ATGACAAGGGTGCTGTTCATGTCCTTGGTCAGCTTCCTCATTGCCATAAATCAGGCCAGCCTCATCAATCGCTGCGACTTGGCCAGGGTGCTGCGCAAGGAGGACTTGGATGGGTTTGAGGGCTACTCCTTGAATGACT GGCTATGTCTGGCTTTTGTGGAAAGCAGATTCAACATATCAAAGGTAAATGAAAACGCAGACGGCAGCTTCGACTATGGCATCTTCCAGATCAACAGCCATTACTGGTGCAACGATTACCGGAGTCACTCAGAAAACATTTGCCACGCGGACTGTCAAG acATACTGAGCCCCAATCTTCTCTCAGCCATCAGCTGTACAAAAAGGATTGTGTCTGGAGCAGGGGGTATGAAGAACTG GGTAGCATGGAGGTTGCACTGTGCAGGCCGGCCACTCTCCTACTGGATGACAGGATGTTTCTCGGGATGA